The Blautia obeum ATCC 29174 region AACTTAATGCGGCGGGCTTCCAGTTTTCATCTGCAAACTCTATCAATATCGGAAGACTGGTGCCACAGATCGTATATTACGTATACGCATATTCAAGACTTGTTGGAAATGGAACAGTTAAAGCCGGTGAAAAGATCAATGTAGTTGTACCGACAGGAAACTTTGGTAATATTCTTGCAGCATATTATGCAAAACAGATGGGACTTCCAATCAATAAACTGATCTGTGCGTCCAATGAGAATAAAGTTCTGTTTGACTTCTTCCGTACAGGAACCTACGACAGAAAGAGAGATTTTATTCTGACAACTTCTCCATCCATGGATATTCTGATTTCCAGCAATCTGGAACGTCTGATCTATCGTCTTACTGGCGAAGATGCACAGAAATGTGCAGAACTGATGCAGGCTTTAAGTGATGGCGGAGAATATACGATCACAGAGGATATGAAAAAAGGTCTTGCTGATTTCTATGGTAATTACTGCAGTGAAGAGGAAACAAATGAAGCTATTCATGCAACATACAAGAGCAGTGATTATGTGATCGATCCTCATACGGCGGTTGCGGCAGGTGTTTATAAGAAATATCTTGCAGATACGGATGACCATACGCCAACCGTAATTGCATCTACAGCAAGTCCGTACAAATTTACGAGAAGTGTCATGGATGCAGTTGCAGAAAATACAGAAGATATGGATGATTTTGCACTGGCAGACAGACTTTCAGAAATTTCCGGTGTTAAAGTGCCGAAGGCAGTAGAAGAAATCCGTACAGCACCGGTACTGCATGATACGGTTGTTGATGCCCCGGATATGCCGGACACTGTAAAGAAAATCCTCGGAATCAAATGATTTATAAACAGTAATTGGAATGGATTTTGACCAAGTTGCTGTGAACGAAGTGAACAGTAACTTGATATTTTTTCCAGTATTATGTATTGAAAAATCACATACAATAGAGTAAAATAAAGATAGAAAAAACGTACGGGATAACTCCTGGAATGTGCGAGGCCCCTTCATAATTTGAACCTACATTGACAAATAGGGAATCCTATCATCGCTGCAGTGATGTCAGACCTCTCGTTGTGGTAGGCAGATCTGTAGTTGCGGATACCCAACCTGGCTGCGGCTAGGCGTCAAATGGAAGGGAACGGCATCCCGGGACCTGTAAAAAAAGAAATGAGTCATAGAGATATGGCTCTTTTTTTGAAGGAATATAAGAGTTCAGGTATTGGAGGAAGAAACATGGTAACACAGAGAACATTTGGTACATTGCCATCGGGGGAAGAAGTTCAGATCTATCATCTGGAAAACAAATCAGGGGCGTTCGCAGAGGTTCTGCAGTTTGGTGCAATTCTTGTAAAGCTTTGCGTGCCGGACAGAGACGGCAGACTTACAGACGTTGTTTTGGGATATGATGATCTGGCTGGATATGAGGTCAATGGATGCTTTTTCGGGGCAACGATCGGAAGAAGCGGAAACCGCATTGCACAGTCCAGATTTACACTTGACGGTAAGGAAATAGTCTTGACACCGAATGAGGGGGCGAACAATCTTCACAGCGGTCCGGATGGATTTGAGAAAAAAATGTGGACAGCTTCAGAGATTTCCGAAGACAAGAATGCAGTTACTTTTTCAAGGATCAGCCCGGATGGAGAGAATGGTTTTCCGGGAGAATTTAATGTTTCTGTTACATATGAAATGACGGAAGAAAACGAATTGCGTATTGTCTATGGTGGTGTCTGTGATCAGACAACAATAGCAAATATGACAAATCATTCATATTTCAACCTTGCAGGAGAAGGAAGCGGCAGTGCGATGGATCAGTATTTAACGATTCATGCAGAACAGTATACACCGGTTGGTGAAGGATCTATTCCTCTGGGAGAGAATGCAGCGGTAGAGGGAACTCCGATGGATTTCCGTAAGGCCCACAAGATCGGGGATGAGATTGAGGCTGATTTTGAACAGCTCAGGATCACAGGTGGATATGACCATAACTATGTGACGGATGGATACAATAAAGCAAGTATCCGTGAAATCGCAGAGGCATGGTCTGAGAAGACTGGAATCCAGATGAATGTACTTACCGACTGTCCTTGTGTACAGTTTTATGCTGCTAATTTTGTTGATCAGGAACATGGCAAAAACGGTCATGTTTATAATAAACGTGAGGCATTCTGTCTGGAGACGCAGGTTGAGCCGAATGCAGTGAATGTTGAAAATTTCCATTCTCCTATTCTGGAGGCGGGCGAGCGTTATTACTCCGAAACAATCTATCGTTTCTCTGTGAAGAAATAAATAATGTGGTTATGAATCCGATTCTTTTCATATAATGCAGTATGAAGAGAGTCGGATTTTTTTGTTTTGAAGAAAAGAATAATGATTGTCGCAGGCAACGGATGATGAAAGTGCTGATCGTCATAATGATGGCAGGTATGTGGTGCATGCAGCCTGAGAAAGCATCAGCAGCAGACCCGGTGATACGTGTCATTTTGACAACAACGGATTTCAACTCCAGATATCATCAGGAGATCACAGTATCTTATGATGGAAAAGAGATTACATATACGGCGGAAGAAGTGAAAAAACAGGGGGATAAGGTCCGCATTCCTGCACAAAAAGATGGAATCAGGATTCTGTCCATACAAAGGCAGTCCGGAACTCCGGTCTACGACGGAAGTATTGAAATTATTCCGAAAGAAGAAGGGCTGATAATAGTAAATGAACTTTTTCTTGAAAAATATCTGACCAGAGTAGTCCCGAGTGAGATGCCGGCAACTTATGAAAAAGAGGCACTGAAAGCACAGGCTGTGTGTGCAAGAACATATGCCTGGAAACAGATTCAGGAACAACGTCTTCATGAACTGGAAGCAGACGTAGATGATACTGTGAACTTCCAGGTATATGGGAATATGGAGCCACAGAAAGCTGCGACAGAAGCGGTGAGAGAAACGGAAGGACAGATTCTGTGTCAGAATGGAGAAGCTGTGGAGGCATATTATTTTTCCACATCGGCAGGTGTGACCAGTACAGACGAGATATGGGGAAGCGATGAAGCAGCTCCTTATCTCAGGAGCGTTCCGTGTAAATTTGATGAAGAAGAACCATGGAGCAGCTGGATAGTAGAACTTCCGTGGAAGATGCTGGAGGACAGGATACGTGAGAAAGGGGAAGGTACAGTACTCAGATCGGTTACTGTAACCAGACGCAGTGAGAGCGGGGCAGCTACAGCACTCGAGGCTGTGTCAGACAAAGATTCCTGCATAATAGAAAATGAATATGAGATTCGTAAATTTCTGGCACCTGTAAATTGTATGATCACGGAAAAAGATGGAACAGAAACAGCAGGAGGAAGTCTTCTTCCAAGTGCTTATTTTGAACTGGAGAGAACGCAGAATGGAAATCTCCAGGTCAGAGGAAAAGGATATGGACATGGTGTCGGAATGAGTCAGACCGGAGCAGATAAGATGGCAGAGCAGGGGTATGATTACAGAGAAATACTGGACTATTTTTTCAGAAATATTACGGTAGAAAATCTGGGATGACACAGAACACATTTCATGGTAAAATAGACAGAAATGTAGTAACTATCGGGAGAAAAAATATGGGAAAAAAAACAGATAAAAGTACGGTTGGCCTGATCCTGGGATTTGTAAAACGAATGCAGGAAGACCATATTGGTGCTTACGCTGCACAGGCGGCATATTTTTTGATCATGTCGTTTATTCCTTTTGTGCTGGTGCTTACGGCACTGGTTCAGTATACACCATTGACATATCGTATGCTCAGACAGGCAATCCTGGGATTTGTTCCATTGAATTTACAGGATTTTGTTCTTAAGATCATTGCAGAAGTATTTACCAAAAGCGCTGCAGTTGTACCGATTTCCGGATTGTTTGCATTGTGGTCATCGGGAAAAGGCATGCAGTCACTGATCGCGGGGCTCAATGTGATCTATCATGTAAAAGAAACCCGAAACTGGCTGACAAACAGATTGTATTCTATGCTGTATATGTTTCTGTTTGTGCTCGCAATCATCATAAGCCTTCTTCTTCTGGTTATGGGTAACCGTATCCATGCGGCACTCGTCATTCATGCGCCTCTTCTTGGAAGAATGCTTGGACGACTGCTGAGTGCAAAGACCTTTCTGGTGTTTGTTGTGTTGTTTCTGGTATTTCTCGTTTTGTACAGATATCTTCCAAACAGAAAGGCATCACTGAAAAGTCAGGTACCGGGGGCATTTATTATCGCAGTTGCATGGTCATTGTTTTCCTATTTCTTTTCATTGTATTTTACATTCTTTCCGAATTTCAGCAATATGTATGGCAGTCTGTCTGCATTGATCATGGTTATGCTGTGGCTGTATGTGTGTATGAATTTGCTTCTGTATGGTGCTGAGATCAATGCATATTTCGAGAAAGAATTTCGTCAGGCGCAGATGTCTTTGTGGCAGGGGATAAAAAAACTTCTTGACAGTTTTTTTGCACTGTGGCATAGTAGATAGAAGAAAGTGACTGCTCAGCAGAATGAGTAGATGCTATAAGGTATAAGCTGTGAAGGCGTTTCAGGAGAATGTTTTCTTACAGAGAGAGGGAGTCATCGGCTGTAAGCCCCCTTAAGTTCAGACATTATCTTAATTTCCCGCCA contains the following coding sequences:
- the thrC gene encoding threonine synthase → MQVLYKSTRGKGETVTASMAILKGLSEDGGLFVPTEIPKLDVPVEKLAQMTYQETAYEVMSRFLTDFTEDELKNCIANAYDEKFDTKEIAPLHEADGEYFLELFHGATIAFKDMALSILPHLMTTAARKNQVSNDIVILTATSGDTGKAALAGFADVPGTKIIVFYPKHGVSPIQEKQMVTQKGDNTYVVGITGNFDDAQTAVKKMFNDRELSAELNAAGFQFSSANSINIGRLVPQIVYYVYAYSRLVGNGTVKAGEKINVVVPTGNFGNILAAYYAKQMGLPINKLICASNENKVLFDFFRTGTYDRKRDFILTTSPSMDILISSNLERLIYRLTGEDAQKCAELMQALSDGGEYTITEDMKKGLADFYGNYCSEEETNEAIHATYKSSDYVIDPHTAVAAGVYKKYLADTDDHTPTVIASTASPYKFTRSVMDAVAENTEDMDDFALADRLSEISGVKVPKAVEEIRTAPVLHDTVVDAPDMPDTVKKILGIK
- a CDS encoding aldose epimerase family protein; the protein is MVTQRTFGTLPSGEEVQIYHLENKSGAFAEVLQFGAILVKLCVPDRDGRLTDVVLGYDDLAGYEVNGCFFGATIGRSGNRIAQSRFTLDGKEIVLTPNEGANNLHSGPDGFEKKMWTASEISEDKNAVTFSRISPDGENGFPGEFNVSVTYEMTEENELRIVYGGVCDQTTIANMTNHSYFNLAGEGSGSAMDQYLTIHAEQYTPVGEGSIPLGENAAVEGTPMDFRKAHKIGDEIEADFEQLRITGGYDHNYVTDGYNKASIREIAEAWSEKTGIQMNVLTDCPCVQFYAANFVDQEHGKNGHVYNKREAFCLETQVEPNAVNVENFHSPILEAGERYYSETIYRFSVKK
- a CDS encoding SpoIID/LytB domain-containing protein gives rise to the protein MMKVLIVIMMAGMWCMQPEKASAADPVIRVILTTTDFNSRYHQEITVSYDGKEITYTAEEVKKQGDKVRIPAQKDGIRILSIQRQSGTPVYDGSIEIIPKEEGLIIVNELFLEKYLTRVVPSEMPATYEKEALKAQAVCARTYAWKQIQEQRLHELEADVDDTVNFQVYGNMEPQKAATEAVRETEGQILCQNGEAVEAYYFSTSAGVTSTDEIWGSDEAAPYLRSVPCKFDEEEPWSSWIVELPWKMLEDRIREKGEGTVLRSVTVTRRSESGAATALEAVSDKDSCIIENEYEIRKFLAPVNCMITEKDGTETAGGSLLPSAYFELERTQNGNLQVRGKGYGHGVGMSQTGADKMAEQGYDYREILDYFFRNITVENLG
- a CDS encoding YihY/virulence factor BrkB family protein; translation: MGKKTDKSTVGLILGFVKRMQEDHIGAYAAQAAYFLIMSFIPFVLVLTALVQYTPLTYRMLRQAILGFVPLNLQDFVLKIIAEVFTKSAAVVPISGLFALWSSGKGMQSLIAGLNVIYHVKETRNWLTNRLYSMLYMFLFVLAIIISLLLLVMGNRIHAALVIHAPLLGRMLGRLLSAKTFLVFVVLFLVFLVLYRYLPNRKASLKSQVPGAFIIAVAWSLFSYFFSLYFTFFPNFSNMYGSLSALIMVMLWLYVCMNLLLYGAEINAYFEKEFRQAQMSLWQGIKKLLDSFFALWHSR